ATGTTCGGCGTTATCGTGCTTTTCGCCGACAATAAGCCGCTGAGCACCGGCAAGCTTGACCAGTAACTGCCGTTCGGTCAGCGTTTCGCCGCTCTGTAAATCAACGATTTGCCCACGCGTGACGGCGACATGGCTTGCCGCTTGAGGAGGGGGAGTGGTTTGGCTGCAGGCGCTGAGGCCCAGGCTGGCTAACGCGATCAAAGACGTAAGGATCAATTTTTTGTGCATATCTTTTGCCCGGAGGTAGCCTTCACTGGCTGTTAGTCTTTATGGCGATCAATTTAGTGCGGGCAGGATGCTAACAAATAAAGATATCAAATGATACTCATTATCATTTAAAAGTTTTTGTTAGCAGGTTATTTGAGCGGTAAATAGCTTGAATAGCAGCAAAAAAAGCCGCCTGCTGGCGGCATATATGGTTCAAAATAGCGTGAACGGTCAGCGGGCGTAACGCGGCGCTGGCTGAGATGCGCTCAGATGCGAGCTGAGCACCCGGCGTTCAGCCTCCCAGTTATCCCATTCGCTGCCTTCCTGTAACGCAGGAATGGTGACTTTCTCCCCGGCATCAAGGCCGACCAGCGCGGCATCCACCATGTCTTCCGTGCTCATCACCCAGCTTTGCGGCAGATTTTCATGCCCACCAACGCCGGCAATATTCCAGAAGTCCGTGGCCGTTGCGCCGGGCAGCACGGCCTGAATACGCACGCCTGATTCTGCCAGTTCCTGCTGCAAAGAGTGGCTCAATGCCAGCACGAACGCTTTGCTGGCGCCGTAAACGCCGTTCAGCAATTCAGGCGCAATGGCTACGACCGAGGCGATGTTAATTATGGTGCCGTGTTGGCGGGCAGCCATCGCCGGGGCTGCCGCATACGTCAGGCGGGTCAGGGCCGTCACATTAAGGTCGATCATCGCGGTCATTTCATCCACGCTGGCTGCCAGCACGCTTTCTTTTGAACCGAAGCCGGCGTTGTTAACCAGCAGCGAAATAGACGCGTCGTTTTTTAGCCGCGTTTCGAGCTGCAGCAGCTCCGCCGCATTCCCCAGGTCGGCGGTAATGACCTCCACCGATTGCCCGCTTTCCTCGCGGATGCGCCGGGCAACCTGGTTCAGACGGTCAGTACTGCGGGCTACCAGAATAAGATCGTACCCGCGTTTTGCCAGACGGGCCGCGTAGACGGCGCCGATCCCGCCGGATGCGCCAGTGATGAGGGCCGTGCCTTTAGATGCGTTGCTCATGGTGTGACTCCTGAAAGGGGTTAGTTGACGCAGGCAACATTAACACTGGCTTTTTGTGTCTCAAATGTCATATAACCGTCTTTTTATGACATCATCAATGACAACGGTGTGCATCATGCAAAAGGTTGGTTTTGTTGTTACTCCCGGGTATTCCACCATGGGGTTTGCCGTCATCACGGCGTTTGAAGTCGCTAACCTGATGGCGAGTGAGCCGGTTTATGAGCTGCATCTGCTCTCAGAGCACGGCGGCAGGGTGCCTACGTCGGCAGGCTTTGAGGTGATGACCGAGTCAATGGTGGATACCCAGTACGATCTCCTGCTGTTTGGCGCCACGATGGAACAGGCTTCCCCCGCGACGATTGATTTTGTTCGCCAGGCTGCGGCTTATGCACGCCGCGTGGCCGCCGCTTGTCTGGGGACCTTTTTATTGGCAGAAGCCGGGCTGCTGGAAGGCCGGCGCGCCACCACGCACTGGATGTACGCGCGAGATCTGCAGCAGCGTTTTCCGGGCATCAGCGTCGAAGAGGACAAGATTTTTATTTGCGATGGGCCTTACTGGACTTCTGCGGGGATGACGGCGGCTATCGATCTTGCGCTGGCGCTGATTGAAGACGATCTGGGGGCGGACATCGCCCGCACCATTGCCCGGAAGCTGGTGCTTTATCACCGCCGGTCCGGCGGCCAGTCGCAGTTTTCCTCCCTGCTTGAACTGGAACCCAAAACTGACCGTATCCAAAAAGTGATGACCTGGGCCCGCGCGCACCTTGAAAATGCGTTGAGCGTGGAAGAATTGGCGGCGGTGACTAATTTATCTCCCCGGCAGTTTAGCCGCATTTTTCAGGCTGAAACCGGCCAGTCGCCCGCCCGCGCCATAGAGCACTTGCGCCTGGAGTCCGCCCGGATGCTGCTTGAAACCAGCGCCCGCTCCATCGACGAAGTGGCCCGGCAGACCGGGTTTGGCGAGCGGGACAGAATGCGCCGGGCGTTTCTGCGCGCCTACGGCCAGCCGCCGCAAGTGATACGCCGCCAGGCAAGAGGGGATGAAGAACTGCAGGCCTAAAATTGGCAGTGGCGACATGTTTTTATCGCTGTATTATCAAACGGATAATTATCTGCCAGAGAGGGAAAAGCATGGCCAATTTAGTCTATTACGTCGCCGCAACGCTGGACGGTTACATAGCCGACCAGCAGCATCACCTGGACTGGCTAATGAGCTTCCCGCTGGGCGACGACGCAACGCCATACGATGATTTCTACCAGACCGTTGGGGCGGTGATCATGGGGGCTGAAACCTACGGCTGGATCCTTGATAATTCGCCTGAAGCCTGGCCCTACGCCGACGTCCCGGCATTTATCGTCACGCATCGTTCGCTTTCCGTTCCCGAGGGGCAAAATATCACGCTGGTGCAGGGCGAGGCCGCCGCCATTGCGGCGCAGGCACGAAGAGCCGCCGAAGGCAAAGATGTCTGGCTGGTAGGCGGAGGCAAAACCGCCGCTATGTTTGCCGAAGCCGGCGAGCTGCAGCGCCTGTTTATCACCCAGATCCCGGTTGTTATCGGGGCGGGGATACCGCTGCTGCCGGTGAGTAAGGCATTGAACCTTAAGCCAGTCACGCAACGGGTGCTGAAAAGCGGGGGCGTTGAGTTTGTGTATGATGTGGTTGGGGGATAAAAAAACAAAGCATGCGCAAGCCATCAGTTTGGTTACAGCGAGAAACAGTTTTCAGGCTATCTATAAGAACGGAAGGCAGTAGACTCATTTGATTATCCTGAGGAGTCAGACCATGCCCGTATTTACTATCACACTGCGAAAAACCGGTACGTTGGATAAAAAAAGAATTTCGGCCGCCATTCACGCCGCCACGGTGACCACCGGCTACCCCCATAACGATCTGTTCCAGCGCTTTATCAGTCTCGACGACGACTCGCTTTATGTGGACCCAACTTATCCCGATCTTGAACGCCCGCGGAGTGCTAACTTCGTGCTGATTGAGGCTGTACTCTCCTCGGGTTCTCCTGATGCCCGTAAGCATCTGCTCCTTGAGTCTCTGGTTCACGAACTTGGCCTGATCGGCGTGGACAGCAACGATTTGATGGTGCTTTTCAGTGAGGTCGATCGCCTGAACAGTTCATTCGGCGGAGGCAGAAGAGCCTCGCCGGTCTCGATGTCACAATAAGGCCGGGCGTGTACATAAACGCCCTCGTGGAGCAGCATTAATATCACGCATACTGATCTGGTCCGGGAGTCTGATGAATTAAGAAGGCACTGGTAATCGTTCTTCACCGGCGCCTATCTTGTAGATTCGTTGAGAGCAGCTATTGGTTCCCTTAAAGCGGAACTCAACCAGGTAGGTACTGCCTCCCTCGGGGATAAATTGAGAGAAGAGTGGGCCACATGAACCAGAGGTATTAATTTGTTGGCCATAATCAGACCAGGCAGAAATACCCCTTATCCGAATGCTGTGCCCTGCATCGACGGTTTTCTCAATCTGCAACTGCTCGTCGGAAATTGTCCCACGAGTATTTTCAGTCAGAGTGGCAATCCAGGGCAGAAGCTTCTCTCGCCCGCTATGAAAGACACGGCCAATAGGCGTAAAACCTTCGCTGGTTGGCGTTGAAGTATCAACTGCGTAATTCACTGTCATGGGCATTCCCGCAGAGCGGAAGACTATGCGGGCCTGGCTATCTTTGACCGCAACCGTGGCTACCGGAGGCTCTTTGTATTCGGGTACGCCTTCGGCGCAACCAGTCAGCAAGCCAAGCATTGCGCAGGCAGCACCTGCTGATAAATTCAACTTCCTTAACATAGTGAGTTTCTTTATCCCAGTGTAATTTTCGAAAATGGTGCTCATGACAAATAGTTTATTGCATGCATTTTTCATTTCGGGTTTTATCTTCGGTAAGGAACGTTTGAAAAACAATTCATATATTAAATGAATTGTTGTTTTGATTCAAATTATACTCTGGGTATCACTATGGCTTTCGCCTTCAATATATTATGAGCGTGTCGACAAAATAATCTTTGCATTATTTTTTTTTGTTTCCGCTGTATTAGGTTGGAGAAATAGGGTGTCGTTGCAAGGCCTCTGTTTTTCTGTTCTGTGGTTGTATTTATTTCATACAGCCCTACCTGTAGAATACTATCCAGATAATAATTATGAAAATCACCATTCAGATATAGCCCACCAGTGTAAACCGAGTCGATTATATTTCCAGCGAGGCGAGTATTATCCCCATGTTTATTGTTGTTCGATTCGAACCAATGGCAGCATAGGTCCCGGCACGCCATAAACCTATGCTGCAATATCGGGGTAAACAGGCTGAGCAGGAGCGTCACCAGAAAACCCTGTGCTAACGGCCTCTCTTATCCGTCACACATCCGGCGGCGTTCTGGAGTGGCCGCCGCGTGAATTGAATGGCGAGTACTTTAAGCGCAGTTGCTTTTTCACACCCGATTTAGGGCCGATTTTGGGGGCAAAATTGGGGGCGAAATCGCGTTTAGGGCCGATTTTGGGGGCATGTTAATTATTGTGTATGTCGCCAGGTGTCTGTTTGTGGCTTCTTTTAAATAGCTGATAATTAAATAAAATATAAATTATCAATAGTCTAAAAATTAAGGTACTATACCCCCCTACAGTACCTAAGGGGCGGTTATGCCACACTCTCCGGAAGACAAAAAACGCATTTTGACCCGCGTCAGGCGCATTCGCGGCCAGGCGGAGGCGCTTGAGCGCGCGCTGGAAAACGGCGAGCCGTGCCTCGCCATCTTGCAGCAGATCGCGGCCGTCCGCGGGGCGGCCAACGGCCTGATGGGCGAAATGATGGAAATTCACCTTAAAGACGAGCTGGTCACCGGCGATACCTCCGAAGAGCAGCGTGCGCTGCGGATGGCGGAAGTCGGGAATTTGCTGCGCTCTTATCTAAAATAAAAACACCCTCACCAAAAGGAACAAAACAATGAAATCACGTGCTGCGGTGGCCTTTGGGCCGGGTAAACCTTTAGAAATTGTTGAAATCGACGTTGCGCCCCCGCAAAAAGGTGAGGTGCTGGTGAAAATCACCCACACCGGCGTTTGCCATACCGATGCTTTCACGCTGTCCGGCGACGATCCGGAAGGCGTATTCCCGGCGGTGCTGGGCCACGAAGGCGGCGGCATCGTGGTGGAAGTGGGCGAGGGCGTGACCAGCCTGAAGCCGGGCGACCACGTTATTCCGCTCTACACCGCAGAATGCCGCGAGTGTAAGTTCTGTAAATCCGGCAAAACTAACCTCTGCCAGGCCGTTCGCGCCACCCAGGGCAAAGGCCTGATGCCGGATGGCACCACCCGCTTCTCCTATAATGGCGAGCCAATTTATCACTACATGGGCACCAGTACCTTCAGCGAATATACCGTAGTGGCGGAGATCTCCCTGGCTAAGGTCAACCCTCAGGCACCCCTGGATAAAGTGTGCCTGCTTGGCTGCGGCGTAACCACCGGCATCGGCGCGGTGCACAACACGGCGAAAGTGAAAGAGGGCGATACCGTGGCGGTATTTGGCCTCGGCGGGATCGGCCTGGCGGTGATTCAGGGCGCGGTGCAGGCTAAAGCCGGGCGAATCATTGCCATTGATACTAACCCGGAGAAATTCACCCTCGCGCGGGAAATGGGCGCTACCGATTGCATTAACCCGAAAGATCACCAGAAGCCGATTCAGGATGTGATCGTTGAGCTGACCGACGGCGGGGTGGATTACAGCTTCGAATGTATCGGCAACGTGAACGTGATGCGTTCCGCGCTGGAATGCTGCCACAAAGGCTGGGGCGAGAGCGTGATTATCGGCGTGGCCGGGGCGGGTCAGGAAATTAAAACCCGTCCATTCCAGCTGGTGACAGGCCGCGTCTGGCGTGGTTCTGCGTTCGGTGGCGTTAAAGGTCGCACTCAGCTGCCGGGCATGGTGGAAGAGGCAATGGCGGGCAAAATCAATCTTGATCCGTTCATTACTCACCGCATGCCGCTGGACAAGATCAACGAAGCGTTTGACCTGATGCATGAAGGCAAATCGATTCGGACCGTGATCCACTTCGGCGAAGAGTAAGCAGTAAAAAGGGAAGGCGTTAAGCCTTCCCTTATAGCGCTAAACCAGGGGAGGCTAAAGCCTCCCTTTCGTTTTACTGCTGCAGGTCGAAACGGTCGAGATTCATCACCTTCGTCCACGCGGCGATAAAGTCTTTGACGAACTTCTCTGCGGCATCCTGGCTGGCATACACCTCTGCCAGGGAGCGCAGGACGGCGTTAGAGCCAAAGACCAGATCGGCGCGGGTGCCGGTATATTTCACTTCCCCGCTGAGGCGGTCGCGGCCTTCAAACACTTCGGAGTCTGCGCCAGCAGCCTTCCACTCGGTGCGCATATCCAGCAGATTGACAAAGAAATCATTCGTCAGCTCACCCGGACGTGAGGTCAGCACCCCGTGCTGGCTTTCATCGTAGTTAACGCCCAGCGCGCGCAAACCACCGATTAAAACAGTCAGCTCAGGGGCCGTCAGCGTCAGCTGCTGCGCCTTGTCGATCAGCAGCGCTTCGGTTGAGGTCGCATTCGCGATGCGGCGATAGTTTCGGAAGCCATCGGCGGCCGGTTTCAGTAGCTCGAAGGACTCGATGTCGGTCTGCTCCTGAGTGGCGTCCACGCGGCCCGGCGTAAACGGCACTTTGCTGTGGCTGGCTTTCTCAATGCCTACGACGCCGGCCAGCACGATAACGTCCGCAAGGGATGCCTTACCGGATGCTTTTTGAATCGCTTCAAGTACCGGCAGAGCACGGGCCGCCACGGCGTTCACTTCCCAGCCGCGCTGCGGGGCAAGGGCCAGTCGGGCCCCGTTGGCTCCGCCGCGTTTGTCCCCGCCGCGGAAGGTTGAGGCTGAAGCCCAGGCTACCGAGACCAGCTCGCTGACGGAGAGGCCGGAGTCCGCAATGGCTTTTTTCAGCGCGTCGATATCGGCGCTGGACGGCGAGTGCGTCGCTTTCGGCAACGGATCCTGCCAAATCAAATCTTCTTTTGGCACTTCCGGGCCAATGTACCGCGCTTTCGGCCCCATATCTCGGTGCGTCAGTTTAAACCAGGCGCGGGCGAAGGCTTCGTTGAAGGCCTGCGGATCGTTCAGGAAGCGACGAGAAATTTTCTCGAACTCTGGATCGAAGCGCAGCGTCAGGTCGGTCACCAGCATCGTTGGTTTGCGTTTTTTGGACGGGTCAAACGGGTCAGGAATAATATCCGGGCCGTTGGTCGCCTCAAACTGAATGGCGCCTGCCGGGCTGCGGGTTTGAACCCAGTCGTAGCCAAACAGGTTTTCGAAGAAATAGTTGCTCCACTGGGTTGGCGTTTGCGTCCAGACCACTTCGAGGCCGGAGGTAATGGCATCTGCCCCGACGCCGCTCTGATAGCTGTTTGCCCAGCCAAGACCCTGAGCTTCAAGCGGAGCAGCTTCCGGGTCTGCACCAACGTGGGTGGCGGCGGCGGAGCCGTGGGTTTTACCGAGGGTGTGGCCGCCGGCAATCAGGGCGACAATCTCTTCGTCGTCCATCCCCATGTTGCCGAAGGTGGCGCGGATAGCAGGCGCCGCGGAAAGCGGGTCACCGCTGTGCTCAGGCCCTTCCGGGTTAACGTAAATCAGACCCATTTCGGTAGCGCCCAGCGGGGCCTGTGCCAGCGATTCCGGGTGGCGGTGCTCAAGCCACTCTTTCTCAGCCCCCCAGTTGACGTCGAGGTCTGGTTCCCAGACATCCTCACGACCGGCACCGAAGCCGAAGGTGCGGAAGCCCGCATTTTCCAGCGCCACGTTGCCGGCGAGAATGATCAGGTCAGCCCAGGAAATCTGCTGGCCATATTTTTGTTTAATTGGCCAAAGCAGGCGGCGGGATTTATCGAGGCTGACGTTATCCGGCCAGGAGTTAAGCGGGGCAAAACGCTGTTGACCGCGTCCGGAGCCACCGCGGCCGTCGCGGGAGCGATAGGTTCCTGCGCTGTGCCACGCCATACGGATAAAGAGGCCAATATAGCTGCCCCAGTCGGCAGGCCACCAGGATTGAGAATCTGTTAACAGCGCTTTGATATCGCCTTTCAGGGCGTAGTAATCGAGTTTGCTAAACGCTTTGCGGTAGCTGAAGTTTTCGTCCAGCGGGTTAGAACGGTTGGAGTGTTGATTCAACAGGTCGACGCGCAGCTGGTGCGGCCACCAGTCCTGGTTGCTGGTTCCCTCGCCGGCGATATCCGTGCTCTGGCCGTGGTTAAATGGGCACTTTCCTGCGCCCGCCGAGGAAGCATCGTGTAAGTCATTAGAATTGCTCATTTTGCTCTCCGTTATATGTATGCCCGTTAACGATAGTCTGTAAGACTAATAATTAATATCTGGATGGGCCTACGAATTTGATAGCCGTTGCCTTTTAAACGCAAAATTTTACAGCCCTATTATTTTAGTTCTGATTGGTTGCTTTGCAGGAAAAACCCGTCTGATTGTCTGGAAAATAGACGAAGCGGCAGGAGGCTGGTGGGAAATGGGAGAGAGGCAGATGAACGCACACGCAGGGCGGCATTCATCTGTGGAAGGCGGTTACTGAGCCGTCGGCTTCAGCAGGGTTTTTTCCGGGGTTTTCTGCGCCAGGAACTGCTGCTGGAAGATGCACATCCGAATGGCATCGCGGTACTGGCCGTTAATGAAGAACTCGTGGATCAGCTCGCCTTCAACGATAAAGCCCAGTTTTTTATAGATATGCACCGCTTTATCGTTCTCTTTGTCGACAATCAGGTACAGCTTGTAGAGATTGAGCACGGTAAAGCCGTAATCCATTGCCAGTTTGGCGGCGCGAGAGGCCAGCCCCTTGCCCTGGAATTCAGGCGTGATGATTATCTGAAACTCAGCCCGGCGGTGAATATGGTCGATTTCGACCAGCTCCACCAGCCCGGCGTTCACGCCGTTGCAGTCGATCACAAAGCGGCGCTCGCTCTGATCGTGAATATGTTTGTCGTACAGGTCGGAAAGCTCCACAAAGGCTTCGTAAGGCTCTTCAAACCAGTAGCGCATAACGCTGGCGTTATTGTCCAGTTGATGGACGAAGCGGAGGTCTTCACGCTCAAGCGGGCGAAGACGGATCGGCAGTTCTTTACTCATAGCAAGTCCTTGCGCAGATGACGGTGAGGCTTCTTGAACAGAAGCCTCGTTTGGGGCGGGCGCTATTATGGATTAATCGCGCGACCGGTGCGGCGATCCAGGCAGCGCAGGGTGTTCGGCTCCCAGTAAGCGTTCACGTTGGCGCTCTGCTGGCATTTGTCGAAGGTGTCCTGGGCGGCGTCTTGTTTGGCCCAGTCTTTGTCACCGCGTGCCGACTCACGGTCGAACACTTTTTCATTATGGCGGTTGATCTTCTGGCGCAGGTTACGGGTATCGTTCCACTGCTCTTTTTCTTCCGCTGCGCGCTGGCGGGTCATGGAGTTTTCCTGCCCGGCCAGGCTGTTTGTATTGTTGCTGTTACCCGGTTGGACAACGATGATATTGGTTTCGGCCTGAGTCGGCACGGAAACCATGAATGCAGCCCCCAGCAAGGCTAACGGCATCCATGACAGAGACTTACGAAGGATTGAGTTCATCGAGATTTCCTTTTTAGTTTAATAAAACTAATCATATCATTGGGCCTGATTCGCGCCTAATGACATCGATCGTGGGCATTATTATTACTGAAGAAAATACAATATGATCAAAACAACGCTGCTATTTTTTGCTACCGCCCTGGCGGAGATCATTGGCTGCTTCCTGCCCTGGTTATGGCTCAAACGTAATGGCTCCCCGTTGCTATTGCTTCCTGCTGCGCTGTCGCTGGCGATTTTTGTCTGGCTCCTGACGCTGCACCCTGCGGCCAGTGGCCGAGTCTATGCGGCCTACGGCGGGGTTTATGTTGTGACGGCGCTGCTGTGGCTGCGGGTGGTGGACGGTGTGAAGCTCAGCGTGTACGACTGGACCGGGGCGGCCATTGCTTTCTGTGGGATGCTAATCATTGTTGCCGGCTGGGGCCGGGCCTGATTTTCTCTTTTTTCCTGCCTGTCATTTCTCTCACTCAATTTGTAATCGTTGCGTAAAGTCACATTTTAAATGTGACTAACGTTCGATTATCACCAATTGAATACTTGTATGGTAGTTAGATCGGAGGTAGTTTCTGCTCAAATAATTATCGTTGTAGCAATTTGCCTTAAGGAAACAATGCATGAAAATCGTAAAAGCTGAGGTCTTTGTCACTTGCCCTGGGCGAAATTTTGTTACGTTGAAAATCACCACCGATGATGGGTTAACGGGGCTGGGAGACGCTACGCTCAACGGTCGCGAACTGTCGGTGGCATCATATCTTAAAGACCATATCTGCCCCCAACTGGTTGGGCGGGACGCACACCGCATCGAAGATATCTGGCAGTTTTTCTATAAAGGCGCGTACTGGCGCCGCGGGCCGGTGACCATGACGGCTATCTCGGCCATTGATATGGCTCTTTGGGATATCAAAGCGAAAGCCGCAGGCATGCCGCTTTATCAGCTGCTTGGGGGAGCTTCCCGCGAAGGTGTCATGGTTTACTGCCATACGACCGGCCACTCCATTGATGAAGTCCTGGAAGATTACGCCCGCCATAAAGAAATGGGGTTCAAAGCTATTCGCGTGCAGTGCGGCGTGCCGGGGATGAAAACTACCTACGGGATGGCGAAGGGGAAAGGGCTGGCTTATGAACCCGCCACAAAAGGAGACTGGCCGGAAGAGCAACTGTGGTCCACGGAAAAATACCTCGACTTCACGCCAGAACTGTTTGATGCGGTTCGCTCGAAGTTCGGTTTCGATGAACATCTGCTGCACGACATGCACCACCGCCTGACGCCGATTGAAGCCGCGCGCTTTGGTAAGAGCATCGAGGATTATCGCCTGTTTTGGATGGAAGACCCGACGCCAGCAGAGAACCAGGAATGCTTCCGTTTGATCCGCCAACACACGGTAACCCCGATTGCCGTCGGGGAAGTGTTTAATAGCATTTGGGACTGCAAGCAACTGATTGAAGAGCAGCTTATCGACTACATCCGCACCACCATTACGCACGCGGGCGGCATCACCGGTATGCGTCGTATTGCCGACTTCGCTTCACTTTATCAGGTGCGTACTGGCTCTCACGGCCCGTCCGATCTGTCCCCGGTCTGTATGGCCGCGGCTCTACATTTTGACCTCTGGGTACCGAACTTTGGCGTGCAGGAATATATGGGTTACTCCGAACAAATGCTGGAGGTCTTCCCGCACAACTGGACGTTTGATAACGGACTGATGCACCCGAGTGACAAACCGGGTCTCGGCATCGATTTCGACAAGAAGCTTGCGGCGAAATACCCCTACGAACCTGCTTACCTGCCGGTAGCTCGTCTGGAAGACGGTACGCTCTGGAACTGGTAACGAACGTTTTTATTGGCCGGACGGAATATAACGCATCGGAGTCAATAATCCATTCTATCTGGTAATGTCAAAAATAATTATCGGAGTAAAAATGAAATCTATTACGGTAAGAACACCTAATGATTTAGTCATTGAAGAACGTCAAATTCCTAAGCCGAAAAAAAATGAAGTACGGATCCGAGTAGTGAGTGCCGGAATATGTGGTTCGGATATTCATATCTGGCATGGACATAATCCATTTGCTAAATATCCGCGCGTTATTGGCCATGAATTTTGGGGTTATATCGATGCCGTTGGTGAAGAC
This Klebsiella michiganensis DNA region includes the following protein-coding sequences:
- a CDS encoding spermidine acetyltransferase (catalyzes the formation of N(1)- and N(8)-acetylspermidine from spermidine) codes for the protein MSKELPIRLRPLEREDLRFVHQLDNNASVMRYWFEEPYEAFVELSDLYDKHIHDQSERRFVIDCNGVNAGLVELVEIDHIHRRAEFQIIITPEFQGKGLASRAAKLAMDYGFTVLNLYKLYLIVDKENDKAVHIYKKLGFIVEGELIHEFFINGQYRDAIRMCIFQQQFLAQKTPEKTLLKPTAQ
- a CDS encoding membrane protein — its product is MIKTTLLFFATALAEIIGCFLPWLWLKRNGSPLLLLPAALSLAIFVWLLTLHPAASGRVYAAYGGVYVVTALLWLRVVDGVKLSVYDWTGAAIAFCGMLIIVAGWGRA
- a CDS encoding bifunctional D-altronate/D-mannonate dehydratase (starvation-sensing protein; maybe involved in homoserine lactone degradation), giving the protein MKIVKAEVFVTCPGRNFVTLKITTDDGLTGLGDATLNGRELSVASYLKDHICPQLVGRDAHRIEDIWQFFYKGAYWRRGPVTMTAISAIDMALWDIKAKAAGMPLYQLLGGASREGVMVYCHTTGHSIDEVLEDYARHKEMGFKAIRVQCGVPGMKTTYGMAKGKGLAYEPATKGDWPEEQLWSTEKYLDFTPELFDAVRSKFGFDEHLLHDMHHRLTPIEAARFGKSIEDYRLFWMEDPTPAENQECFRLIRQHTVTPIAVGEVFNSIWDCKQLIEEQLIDYIRTTITHAGGITGMRRIADFASLYQVRTGSHGPSDLSPVCMAAALHFDLWVPNFGVQEYMGYSEQMLEVFPHNWTFDNGLMHPSDKPGLGIDFDKKLAAKYPYEPAYLPVARLEDGTLWNW
- a CDS encoding AraC family transcriptional regulator gives rise to the protein MQKVGFVVTPGYSTMGFAVITAFEVANLMASEPVYELHLLSEHGGRVPTSAGFEVMTESMVDTQYDLLLFGATMEQASPATIDFVRQAAAYARRVAAACLGTFLLAEAGLLEGRRATTHWMYARDLQQRFPGISVEEDKIFICDGPYWTSAGMTAAIDLALALIEDDLGADIARTIARKLVLYHRRSGGQSQFSSLLELEPKTDRIQKVMTWARAHLENALSVEELAAVTNLSPRQFSRIFQAETGQSPARAIEHLRLESARMLLETSARSIDEVARQTGFGERDRMRRAFLRAYGQPPQVIRRQARGDEELQA
- a CDS encoding dihydrofolate reductase produces the protein MANLVYYVAATLDGYIADQQHHLDWLMSFPLGDDATPYDDFYQTVGAVIMGAETYGWILDNSPEAWPYADVPAFIVTHRSLSVPEGQNITLVQGEAAAIAAQARRAAEGKDVWLVGGGKTAAMFAEAGELQRLFITQIPVVIGAGIPLLPVSKALNLKPVTQRVLKSGGVEFVYDVVGG
- a CDS encoding S-(hydroxymethyl)glutathione dehydrogenase (catalyzes the formation of S-formylglutathione from S-(hydroxymethyl)glutathione; also catalyzes the formation of aldehyde or ketone from alcohols), with amino-acid sequence MKSRAAVAFGPGKPLEIVEIDVAPPQKGEVLVKITHTGVCHTDAFTLSGDDPEGVFPAVLGHEGGGIVVEVGEGVTSLKPGDHVIPLYTAECRECKFCKSGKTNLCQAVRATQGKGLMPDGTTRFSYNGEPIYHYMGTSTFSEYTVVAEISLAKVNPQAPLDKVCLLGCGVTTGIGAVHNTAKVKEGDTVAVFGLGGIGLAVIQGAVQAKAGRIIAIDTNPEKFTLAREMGATDCINPKDHQKPIQDVIVELTDGGVDYSFECIGNVNVMRSALECCHKGWGESVIIGVAGAGQEIKTRPFQLVTGRVWRGSAFGGVKGRTQLPGMVEEAMAGKINLDPFITHRMPLDKINEAFDLMHEGKSIRTVIHFGEE
- a CDS encoding peroxidase, which encodes MSNSNDLHDASSAGAGKCPFNHGQSTDIAGEGTSNQDWWPHQLRVDLLNQHSNRSNPLDENFSYRKAFSKLDYYALKGDIKALLTDSQSWWPADWGSYIGLFIRMAWHSAGTYRSRDGRGGSGRGQQRFAPLNSWPDNVSLDKSRRLLWPIKQKYGQQISWADLIILAGNVALENAGFRTFGFGAGREDVWEPDLDVNWGAEKEWLEHRHPESLAQAPLGATEMGLIYVNPEGPEHSGDPLSAAPAIRATFGNMGMDDEEIVALIAGGHTLGKTHGSAAATHVGADPEAAPLEAQGLGWANSYQSGVGADAITSGLEVVWTQTPTQWSNYFFENLFGYDWVQTRSPAGAIQFEATNGPDIIPDPFDPSKKRKPTMLVTDLTLRFDPEFEKISRRFLNDPQAFNEAFARAWFKLTHRDMGPKARYIGPEVPKEDLIWQDPLPKATHSPSSADIDALKKAIADSGLSVSELVSVAWASASTFRGGDKRGGANGARLALAPQRGWEVNAVAARALPVLEAIQKASGKASLADVIVLAGVVGIEKASHSKVPFTPGRVDATQEQTDIESFELLKPAADGFRNYRRIANATSTEALLIDKAQQLTLTAPELTVLIGGLRALGVNYDESQHGVLTSRPGELTNDFFVNLLDMRTEWKAAGADSEVFEGRDRLSGEVKYTGTRADLVFGSNAVLRSLAEVYASQDAAEKFVKDFIAAWTKVMNLDRFDLQQ
- a CDS encoding AraC family transcriptional regulator encodes the protein MSNASKGTALITGASGGIGAVYAARLAKRGYDLILVARSTDRLNQVARRIREESGQSVEVITADLGNAAELLQLETRLKNDASISLLVNNAGFGSKESVLAASVDEMTAMIDLNVTALTRLTYAAAPAMAARQHGTIINIASVVAIAPELLNGVYGASKAFVLALSHSLQQELAESGVRIQAVLPGATATDFWNIAGVGGHENLPQSWVMSTEDMVDAALVGLDAGEKVTIPALQEGSEWDNWEAERRVLSSHLSASQPAPRYAR